From Nicotiana tabacum cultivar K326 chromosome 20, ASM71507v2, whole genome shotgun sequence, one genomic window encodes:
- the LOC107798121 gene encoding uncharacterized protein LOC107798121, translating to MWKSISNAITSFGQKKDSAAPSRTCHEYSDDDDDVCSNDSTEEGLECPICWESFNIVENVPYVLWCGHSLCKNCLLGLKPASVKISTQQVQIPLFISCPWCNLLTLRLFYQGNLKFPSKNFFLLWMVESRNGDRVTSPSAIYRDQTSVTGIQTSVTNCRRTHRLGSSVSSATGPRTSNTSGITTMQRSQFSLQKSLDFFFRVTSKFPLVIVLLLVVIFVIPSSVGILLLYLLITILFGLPSLLVLYFAYPALDWLVREITA from the coding sequence ATGTGGAAATCCATTTCAAATGCCATTACAAGCTTCGGTCAGAAGAAGGATTCTGCTGCGCCCAGTAGAACTTGTCATGAATactcagatgatgatgatgatgtctgTTCAAATGACAGCACTGAGGAAGGACTAGAATGCCCAATATGTTGGGAATCTTTTAACATTGTCGAGAATGTTCCCTATGTATTATGGTGTGGCCACTCTCTTTGCAAGAATTGTCTGTTGGGACTTAAACCGGCTTCTGTGAAGATATCCACTCAACAAGTCCAGATTCCGTTGTTCATTTCCTGCCCATGGTGTAATTTGTTGACACTTCGATTGTTTTACCAGGGAAATCTCAAGTTTCCAAGCAAGAACTTCTTCCTCCTTTGGATGGTGGAGAGCAGAAATGGTGACAGGGTGACGTCGCCATCTGCCATTTACAGGGATCAAACTTCAGTTACGGGGATCCAGACTTCTGTCACGAACTGCAGGCGGACTCATCGTCTAGGCTCTTCAGTGTCTAGCGCTACTGGTCCTAGAACTAGCAATACAAGTGGTATCACCACAATGCAAAGGTCCCAGTTTTCTCTTCAGAAGTCCCTTGATTTCTTTTTCCGGGTGACATCCAAGTTTCCATTGGTTATTGTGCTTCTTCTGGTTGTTATATTCGTTATACCTTCCAGTGTGGGCATCCTACTTCTATACCTGCTGATCACAATTCTCTTTGGACTTCCATCTTTGCTAGTATTATACTTCGCTTATCCTGCTCTGGATTGGTTGGTGAGAGAGATTACTGCTTGA